One window from the genome of Deltaproteobacteria bacterium encodes:
- a CDS encoding PTS sugar transporter subunit IIA yields the protein MKIIDKLKKEYVSVSLESKNKMDVLSELSSLFTCGSIEFNHSAMVKTLLEREKLGTTGIGDGIAIPHGKLADLDDIYIAFGKSDAGIPFEAMDSKPVHLFFLLVAPEQSTGQHLKTLAKLSRMLKDAGFRKKLLEAKTIDELYQAIAEKDETC from the coding sequence ATGAAGATCATCGATAAGCTGAAAAAAGAATACGTCTCCGTATCTTTGGAGTCAAAAAACAAGATGGATGTGCTTTCCGAACTCTCGTCCCTTTTTACCTGTGGGAGTATCGAATTTAATCATTCGGCCATGGTCAAGACCCTGCTGGAACGGGAAAAACTGGGCACGACAGGCATTGGTGACGGTATTGCCATCCCGCACGGTAAGCTTGCGGATCTGGACGATATATATATCGCCTTTGGAAAAAGTGATGCGGGGATCCCCTTTGAGGCAATGGACAGCAAGCCCGTCCACCTCTTTTTTCTCCTCGTTGCGCCCGAACAGTCGACGGGGCAGCATCTGAAGACCCTCGCGAAGCTCTCCCGGATGCTCAAGGATGCAGGATTTCGGAAAAAATTGCTGGAAGCAAAGACTATTGATGAATTATATCAGGCCATTGCTGAAAAGGATGAGACCTGTTAG